Proteins found in one Fusarium keratoplasticum isolate Fu6.1 chromosome 12, whole genome shotgun sequence genomic segment:
- a CDS encoding G domain-containing protein — protein sequence MMELTPPESFSLSPNDVVIAVMGVTGAGKSTFIGKVTGQDVKVGHSLVSHTAAVGVFPYQQSPNRCVYLVDTPGFDDTTRTDTEVLKDVAFFLSQIYRKDVKLAGIVYLHRITDNRVRGSSMKNLKMFQELCGDEAFGHVILATSMWDTLDEASKDVGDQREQELMSRAEFWGTMYKSGSQVARWLGNEGSAQSIVGKIIEVHDKAGEAVLKIQQEMVNEDKDLDETAAGREVQREIAAAKAQLQEEIKELREMQEDMIKQSNEKLAHEFATQRQAIEKQLKDANEAQASLKISLETLLEEKTAEYEAMLRRAQEEQRRMAEALEEKEADIRRAQQERAEDEKMFREAQAQYAEEVKELARKIEQQQREAERQQREAERQRREYEERQRRMEEERKRKEEEERYRRQREEERKKKEEDERKRQQAEQERRDREIEEKKREIAEKKRILEEKTRILEEKKRVLEEQQKAKEAEEKQKQLEAKMRALLEQQEEMKRQQQEEQEAALWRQRAAEAQMESQRARKQSQKQAMGLFGVVAGVGTAALGVLTVNPGLVSVGAAWASNSANNM from the exons ATGATGGAGTTGACACCGCCAGAGTCATTCTCGTTGAG CCCCAACGATGTAGTCATCGCCGTAATGGGCGTGACGGGCGCTGGAAAGAGCACATTCATTGGCAAAGTCACCGGCCAGGATGTCAAGGTCGGTCACAGCCTGGTCTCGCACACCGCAGCTGTCGGCGTCTTTCCTTATCAGCAAAGTCCCAATCGTTGCGTCTATCTCGTCGACACGCCCGGCTTTGATGATACTACTCGCACCGATACCGAGGTGCTCAAGGACGTGGCATTTTTCCTGTCGCAGATCTACAGGAAGGATGTTAAACTTGCTGGAATCGTCTATCTCCATCGCATCACCGATAATCGAGTTCGGGGATCGTCCATGAAGAATCTCAAGATGTTTCAGGAGCTCTGCGGCGATGAAGCCTTTGGGCATGTCATCTTGGCGACTTCAATGTGGGACACACTTGATGAAGCCTCGAAAGACGTGGGCGATCAGCGGGAACAGGAACTCATGAGCCGAGCCGAGTTTTGGGGCACCATGTACAAGAGCGGCAGTCAAGTGGCTCGGTGGTTGGGCAACGAAGGGTCTGCCCAGAGCATCGTCggcaagatcatcgaggTTCACGACAAAGCGGGTGAGGCGGTGCTCAAGATCCAACAAGAGATGGTCAACGAAGACAAGGATCTCGATGAGACGGCAGCTGGTCGAGAGGTGCAGAGAGAAATCGCGGCTGCAAAGGCGCAATTACaagaggagatcaaggaacTGCGCGAAATGCAAGAGGACATGATCAAGCAGTCCAACGAGAAGTTAGCCCATGAGTTTGCAACACAGAGACAGGCCATTGAGAAGCAGCTCAAAGACGCCAATGAGGCTCAGGCGTCACTCAAGATATCGCTCGAGACTCTTCTCGAAGAAAAGACGGCCGAGTATGAAGCAATGCTCAGgcgtgctcaagaagaacagcGACGAATGGCAGAGGCCctggaagaaaaagaggcgGACATTCGGAGAGCTCAGCAGGAAAGGGCTGAAGACGAAAAAATGTTTCGCGAAGCTCAAGCGCAGTACGCGGAAGAAGTCAAAGAGCTGGCTCGCAAGATCGAGCAACAGCAGCGTGAGGCCGAGAGGCAACAGCGTGAAGCCGAAAGACAGCGACGCGAGTACGAGGAGAGACAGCGACGAATGGAGGAGGAACGTaagagaaaggaagaagaggaaagatATCGGCGACAGCGCGAAGAAGAGCGCaagaaaaaggaagaagacgaaaGGAAGAGGCAGCAAGCCGAACAAGAACGCAGAGACAGAGAAatagaagagaagaagcgcgaAATAGCGGAGAAGAAACGAATTCTAGAGGAAAAGACGCGGATCTTggaggaaaagaaacgaGTCCTAGAAGAACAGCAGAAAGccaaagaagcagaagagaaACAAAAACAACTCGAAGCAAAGATGCGAGCACTTCTTGAACAACAAGAAGAGATGAAACGacagcagcaggaggagcaAGAGGCGGCGCTTTGGAGACAGAGGGCGGCAGAGGCTCAGATGGAGAGCCAAAGGGCGAGGAAGCAGTCgcagaagcaggccatgGGCTTGTTTGGCGTCGTCGCGGGTGTTGGGACGGCGGCTTTGGGGGTCTTGACTGTGAATCCGGGGTTGGTTTCCGTGGGAGCTGCTTGGGCCAGCAACTCGGCGAATAACATGTAA